The following coding sequences lie in one Apium graveolens cultivar Ventura chromosome 1, ASM990537v1, whole genome shotgun sequence genomic window:
- the LOC141707247 gene encoding NAC domain-containing protein 41-like: MADIVPIGYYFRPTDEDLVVGYLNPRNRGAALPSNAIEFVNVWVHVDENKLVRYVFTTLVRISTRVSRQAGDGVWNTVTGARTVLDNAQRVVGYKRTFVFELNSIQPDPSIPLGRWTMIEYGEQVGEVNVIGVLQVDRTQHTKTNINGKSKEVGDNSGGSKGGPSKRGGHEGGPSKRLKVS, translated from the exons ATGGCCGACATTGTGCCGATTGGTTACTATTTCAGGCCCACTGATGAAGATTTGGTGGTTGGGTATCTTAACCCCAGAAACAGGGGTGCAGCATTGCCCTCCAATGCGATTGAGTTTGTGAATGT GTGGGTACATGTAGATGAAAATAAGCTCGTTCGCTACGTTTTTACGACATTAGTTCGTATTAGTACAAGGGTGTCACGTCAAGCAGGCGATGGAGTTTGGAATACAGTAACAGGTGCAAGAACTGTTCTCGACAACGCTCAGCGTGTTGTTGGTTACAAAAGAACTTTCGTCTTTGAATTGAATAGCATCCAGCCTGATCCTAGCATTCCCCTTGGTCGCTGGACCATGATTGAATACGGAGAACAAGTTGGCGAGGTGAATGTTATTGGAGTTCTACAGGTTGATCGAACCCAGCATACAAAAACTAACATAAATGGTAAGTCCAAGGAAGTAGGTGACAACAGTGGAGGGTCTAAAGGTGGACCGAGCAAGCGTGGGGGTCATGAAGGCGGACCGAGCAAGCGCCTTAAGGTTTCTTGA